In the genome of Candidatus Kapaibacterium sp., the window TTGACGGTCTTGAATCGTCTTGTATAAATGGTGATGTTGCAAAATTGAAGGGATTTTCAGAGGTTTCGCAGACTAAAATTTTAGAGTCAATTCAGCACATCAGGAGCAATCCTAATTACAAAGTTACTAACATACATTTCAGGGACATTCAATGAAGCAAATAATAATTTTGACTATAATTTTTCTACTTTTTACATATTTTTCCAAGTCCGAATCATATTTGCCGGCAAGGATTATAAATCCCGAAGCGGGACATGCGATATCGGAAACAAAAATTGATATGGCACTTTCATTTGCATTTGCCATACTTGATAAAAAATATGTCAGTGCCAAAGAACGAGATTCAGTATCATCACATTTATATGAAATGAATGAAAACCCTGAATTGATGAAAGTTGCACATTTGACGAATGCAGATAATCTACTTTTTGTAAAAGTGAATGTGTTGGAAAATATCATCCGTGCGGATATTGATATTATCAATGTTGCCGATACTACCAAACGTAGTCGTGGCTATGGTTATGCATTGGTCAGATTCTTTGACAACGAAACAGGTGATTTGATTTATGACCCGGCATTATTGACATCAATTCAACGCGCCCTGGCTGTTGCTATGAATGATTCTTTACTTTTTGTTGATTCAATCAAAGGTTTCAATGTCCGCCCACTACCAACGCTGGTGATTGGCAGTATTTACTACGTTGACTACGATTTATTCAAGGATTGGGAAATCATTCGTAACCATGTTGTTTCATCATATTCGGCGGTCGAATCAATTTTCGAAGCCGCAAATAGGAGCGAAAAATATATTGTTTATGACCTCGCAACACGGGATTCGGTCTATGCGAAGTTTAAACTATACGGTATTGAAAATTATGCGGCTCCTTCTGAGCATGAATTTGACGCCTTGTATCAGGTTGGGATTGATTATTTCATTACGGGTTCATTGGAACGAAATGATGAAGGAGCGAAAATTATGATGAGTTTGTTCGGAATCCGTCAGCGGGGATTATTATTAATAGAGCAAGTGGAAGGCATACTCGAAAATGATGATTTGAAAGAGTTTCAGGAGCTTGTGAGAAAACTAACCCGAGAGCTAATCGAATAGTGCGGCTACTCTGCAATTACAATCATCACTTTGTCCAAATACGCTTCGCCCGAGGGGCTTTCGATTGCTTCAAAGTAAAGTATATACGGTCCGACGGGTAATTTGAGACCTGTATCGTCTCTGCCGTCCCATGCAAAGAAGCCTTCGTTTGATGTCCAATGCTCAGATAAAATAGTCCTGACCGGATTTGCAGCCAAATCGTAAATTTTGGCAGTTATCTTGGCTTTTTCGTAAATCAAGCTGTAGGAAATCAGGCAGTGACTGCCTTCATTTGTAATATTTGGTGAGAATGGGTTTGGAGCTACGTTTAACATCCCATCGCGAACAAGCTCCACATAAGTTGAATTCTGCAACCCAGGAGTGCCACCTGAAGGTTGCAAACAAGTAGTCCAGGACATTTTCTCCGATGACGGCATTTCGATATTGATTTTTTCTAAGCTTCTGTTTCTGGTGTTAATATCGTCTTTGATATGCCAATTTTTAAAATATGTAAGCGAATCCAAAATACTATTATCGGGCATCGCCAGCACGAGTAAATCATCGCTATTGTTCAAATTTAGCTTGCTGTTTGGAATGAAAGTGTTATTCATATTTTTCAAATAATCGAAATTCTCGAAAATCGTGCTGTCATAAGCAATTACGAAATATTCCTTTGGAGGAATAATTAAATTATTAATTATATATTTCGCAGACCAAAGTTCCGCTCTGTCATAAAGTCCGAATCCATTCAAATTTACTGCTTTAGACTCATGATTATATATTTCAATATATTCTGCATATCCTGCATCAGTTTCAAACATTATTTCATTAATCGTAATTTTGGGAGTTTTTCCCTTCATAAATGCAGGAAATCTTGAGATATTATTCTCGGGATTGTCGTCATTAATGGCGATTACTTCAATTTGCAAGTTGAAAATAGAGGAAAATATTTCATTATTATTCAGTGCATTGTCAAGTTCAACAATCGCAATATTGTCATTCATTTCAATTTGCGAATCGTAAATAGCTTCACTTTCATCAAAAATATTATCGAAATTCAAATCAGCGTATAGCACAAGCCGAAAGGAATTGATTGATTTGATGCCAATGCTTTCAATCAAAACCGAAATTGTGTAATCATCAGTATTTTGAGCGGCACTTGTTATCGAAATATCGTAATCCACAGGGAATACACTGTTGCGTCTGCCGGGAGTAGCACCGCTTATATCGGCTGAAGGCTTGAGATTGCTCGGCGTTGTAGCCGGCAAATCAGGATGGACTCGCTCTAAGGACACACCTTTGATTCCGTGCTTCATGTCATAAAATACACCATCGAGCAAGACAGTATCTTTGTTAAAAACTTTAAGCGAATCAAATGTATTATTCAATGTCGGGACGTTAAATTGATAAAGTCGGACATTCTCGCTGATTGTGCGATGTGTTTTGAATGCGGCAGTATCTTTTGTTATGATACAATAAGAATTCCGCTCAAGATAAAAATTCTTTAAGGTACGGCACGTTGCCAAGTCGCAAATGATTAAATAATCTTGCGAGTAATCAATGTCCGTAGTGTTGAAAATTTCAATCCATTCCGGTTCGCTTCCGGTCGGCACAGGCATCAATTCATTCACAATTATTTGCGAATGTGATTCGAAACTCAGACAAATTATCATCAATAAAAAGAGCGAAAAGAAGCTATTCATTGTAATATTTTGCAATCTTAGACATATCGGAATTATCTAATAAGACATTAAGCAATATCTGATACAATTCTAAATCATTTTCATCAAAACGTGAAAACTCGGGACTATCAATATCAAGCACACCATACAAAACATCGTCAACAATCATTGGAATTACAATTTCCGAATTTGAGGCATAATCGCAAGCAATGTGACCCGGGAATTCATGAACATTGTCCACAATTATCGCCTTCTTTTCGAGAGCAGCCGTGCCACAGACTCCGCGTCCCAGTTCAATTCTGATGCAAGCGGGTTTACCCTGAAAAGGACCGAGAATCAGTTCATCACCGCTCAAAAGGTAAAATCCGACCCAGTTAATGGCTCTAAAAGCGTTGAAAAACCATGCCACAAAGTTAGATGAATTAGCAATAAAATCCGGTTCACCGTAAGTCAGAGACTTGATTTGCTCTACAAAATCTTTATTTTCATCAATAGTATTCATTTTTATTATTAAAATTAAGCAAAGATGATGAAATGAACAAAAAAAAAGTGAAATTGTTGTGCAAACAATTTCACTTCATAGAAAAAAATTAGCTAATTTTTACTTAACGCGTTCCATATAATTGCCTGTAGCAGTATCAATTTTGACAACATCGCCTTCGTTTATAAAAAGCGGAACATTAACTTGTGCCCCTGTTTCGACAGTAGCAGGTTTTAATGAATTTGTAGCAGTATCGCCTTTCATGCCCGGTTCGGTATGAATAATTTCAAGCGTTACATTTGGTGGCAAATCAACTCCAAGTATGATTGAGCCTTCGAAGTTGACTGATACTTCCTGATTTTCTTTCAAAAATCTGATGCTATCGCCAATTACTTCCTGCATCACGGGGATTTGTTCGTAATTTTCTTGGTCCATAAAAACTAAAGAATCGCCGTCTCTATATAAATATTGGTAAGATTTTTTATCAACACGCACAAACTCAATTGATTCGCCTGCACGGAATCGGTTTTCGGACAGTTTACCTGTACGAACGTTTCGCATTTTTACTTGAAAAAATGCACGAAGATTGCCCGGAGTTCTGTGCTGTGATTCAAGCACTTGGCATAACTCGCCATTATATTTGACATAAGCACCGGGTCTCAGATCTGAAGTAGTTCCCATTTTTCGATTACATATTATTTACAAAAATTATATCTATAGCAAGAAGTTTGAATATCCGTTTTATTTTGGAGACACAAACGGAATCTTCTTACCACTGTAGAATTCATTTATAGTAATGAAAGTAAACTATTTACCGAAAAAATCCTTACCCATATAATCTAATGTATATGAAATTGTATTCATGCCAAATGGGTTGTGAGTTATAACCTTTTTTATAAAGTCTTTTTTCTCGAGCCATGATAAATTAAGACTGATTTCTTGGTCGCTATATTTAGCGAGTTTTTCATGAATCGAAATCACTTCACGCATTTCGTCTTTTAGGTAGTTAAGAATATCAACATCACATTGATTTAGTTTTACGGGCTTAATGGGTTGTTTTACAGGTTTTCCTGCATACCCTTTCTTTTTGGTAGCGAACATTATTTGTCTTTTTATTAGCTGAAAATAAACAAAGTATTAACTATTTTTGATTTGTACTAAGCGAAATTAATCAAAAACATCAATATTTCAAAATTATTTTGAAAAATATATTCGATTTATGTCAATTAATCAAATATTGAGACTTAAGTTTCATGACTCTATCATAGGAAATCTTGATACGTCCACGTGAAATCTTGCCGGATTTGACCAAATCAACTATTATTTTATGAGCTTTTTCGGCGATAAGTTCATCATAAACTAAATTATTTGCAAAAATGATAATATCCGAGCCGGCTAAGATTGTGAGCTCGATAGCATTTTCCAATCCATAATGGTCGGTGATAGACTTCATATTCATATCGTCAGTAATTACCACACCGTCAAAATTTAGTTGCTCTCGCAAAACTCCTGTTATGATTTTTTTCGAGAGTGTTGCCGGATATTGAGCATCAAGATTGGAATTAAAAACGTGTGCAGTCATGACCACATCCGCTTTGTTCATATTTATTAGCTGACGATATGGCTCGAGTTCGATGTTTTGCCAAGTGGTTGTAACATCTGTAAAGCCAAAATGAGAGTCAGTTTTGGCACTGCCGTGACCCGGAAAATGCTTCAAAGTTGTGATGAGATTTTTCTTACGGTGCTCATCAATAATAATTGCCGAATTACGAACTACTACATCGGGAGATGCCGAGAAACTTCGCTCAATTGCTCCAATTGCTGGACTTTCGGGATTGATATTCAAATCAACTACCGGAGCAAGATTTTGGTTGAATCCGGCTTCGCTAAGTGTTCTCGCCGTTAATTGCCCGGAAAGTGTTGTCATGAATTCATTATCTGCATCACCAAGGTATTGTTGCGAAACTGTTTCGGGGAAACCGAAAACATCATTGAGCCTTGCAACGTATCCGCCCTCTTGGTCAACTGCGATGAGCAAAGGTATTTTGGCATGTGATTGTAATTGCGAATTGAGCAATTTTACTTGCCAAGGTGATTGAATGTTTCTGATACCACTGCCAAGAGCCACATCACGACTAAAAAGCACAACACCGCCAATTCGCCCGAGTCTGATTTGTGTGGCAATTTGCGAATCATGTTCAATTTCCAATCCCCTGAAACCGACCATTAGCATCTGCCCAACCCATTCGTTAAGCACTTCGTCCGATGAATTGATTGAGTTGTCTTCGCTACAGCTTATGGCAAAGATTACCAGAAATATCAGCAGAAGTATTTTCTTGAGAATAAAATATTTCACAATATAAACCGAATTGTAACTTTTCTATGATTTATGTGTTTTATGTTTGATTTTGCAAAACCAACAATTTAAAAATATGAAAAAATTTACAATTTGCTTATTATTTCTCTTATATATGCCATCTTTAGCTGAAGAACAAATTTCTGAGTATTATGCCAACAAAATCGTAGTCAAAATCAAAAGCAATAGCGTCGAATCTTTGAGCAATGACACAAAGCAAGTGTTGAATTCACTTTTGGGGGAATATGAGCACCGAACTTTTGTCCATCCCGCTCTCATTGCACAACACAATATACGCAATAATAATAATAATTTGATGAGTTTTGGTGGAGGAAACAGAGCTGTCTCGTCTATTGAAAGAATACTAATCTTAGAATATACATCGCCTATAGACCCGATGATTGCAGCGAGAAAGATTTCAAACTTAGCTGAAATCGAATACGCCGAACCAATGTTCATCAGGAAAATTGTCGATTTGCCGAATGATTCCTTACTTTTCCAACAATATATGCTGCCATTGATTGGGGCAATACCGGCTTGGGAAATCATGGATTCGATAGATTCGGACACAATCATCGTGGCAGTCGTTGATACTGGTGTTGATTATCTGCACGAAGATTTGCTGGGTACATTGTACATTAATCCGGGAGAAGACGGCTTGGACGCTAATGGAAACGACAAGCGAACCAATGGAATTGACGACGACATGAACGGATTTATAGATGATTATATGGGTTGGGATTTTGCGAGCAATTCAGACTCTACTGGATTTGACAATGACGCAATGCCCGGACACCCACACGGCACTCACGTTGCCGGTATTATAGCTGCTACCCGCAATAATGAAATAGGTATAGCCGGAATCACGAACAAAGTGAAAATCATGCCCGTAAAGATAGGACATGACTCGCAATTCAGCCGAACAATAGTAAATGGTTATGATGGAGTTTTATATGCTGCAATGAACGGTGCGCAAGTCATCAATTGCAGTTGGGGCGGCGGTGGCTTATCCGAAGCCGAGCAAGAAATAATTGACATAGCAAACACCTACGGATGCGTAATTGTAGCCGCTGCGGGCAATAATGCCGTAGAATCAGCTTTTTACCCCGCTGCATATGATGGAATCATATCTGTTGCTTCTTCAACCGAATTAGACCAAAGGTCAGGATTCTCGAATTTCCATTCATCTGTGGACATTACGGCTCCCGGAACGCAAATCATGTCCACAATCCCGATTGATTTATATACAGCATGGGACGGCACTTCTATGGCATCGCCGGTAGTTGCAGCTTGTGCAGCCGTGATAATGAGCATGTTCCCCGAATATTCAAACAAAGAAGTCGGTGAAGTGCTGAAAGCGACATCTGATAATTTTTATAACAGAAATACATCATACATCGGCAAACTTGGTGCAGGCAGAGTAAATTTGCTAAAAGCCATCACAATAAAAGACCCAAAATGGGTTTCACTACATTCGATTGAAGTAATTGACGAAGATGGTGATGACATTGTATCTCCCGGAAATTATATTTCGGTCGAACTGACACTTAGCAATTACCTTGCAGATGTTGATTCGGTCTATATCAAAGCATATGCAGAAAGTTTTAATGCCGAGTTGCTTGTTGATAGCATTTGGGTGGGAACAATACTCAAAAATACTGTCGTAGATGCAGGTCAATCGCTACGATTGCGAATTCCTGATGATATTCCAATCGACCACAGATTCAATGTCCAAATCCATATTATTCGCGACGGCTATTTTACAAATGTAAATTCAATCGAACTTATGGCTCGTCCGTCATGGCGAACACTCACATCAAATACTTTGAAAGCATCAGTTGCAAGTCGGGGTAATATTGCATTTAATGATTTCCCGTATAATATGATGGGAGAAGGCTTTTCGTGGAATCAATCATCGGGCTTATTATTTGAAGGAGCTTTGATGATAGCTGCCGACAGTACTATTGTAGCAAACGTTGCCCGAGCTGCAAACGGAAATAATGCAAATCGCCACTTCGAAATTGTAAAATCAATCGAATTTGTTGAGCGAAATGAGCAAATTAATCATACATATAATGAATTCACGGAAAAATGGGATTCGCTGATGGTTGGCGTTTCGGTGCTCAACAATGCATATATTTTCAATTCGGACGGACTTCGAGATGCTCTCGTACTGAATTATGACGTTATCAATCAATCGGGGCTATATCGCGATTCATTGTTTGTAGCTATGTATTTCGATTGGGATATTGGTCCCGGCGGCTCGAATAATGTTGCGAAATGGGATTTCGAGCATGAATTCGGATATGTTCAAAATGTTGTGAATGAAAGCTATCCCCTTGCAGCAGTAAAAATGATGAACCAAGGCAATCACAACTTTTTTGCAATTGATAATGACGGCACAAGCGAGGAAAATCCGGGTGTTTATGACGGATTTACAATGAAAGAAAAATGGCTAATGATGAGCAATGGAATCGCACGTGCAGAATCGGGCGTAAAAGATGTAAGTATGGTGATGGGTTCAGGTCCGCTCAGAGTGCGACCTGATGACACAGTAAGGGTTACATTTGTTGTATTTGCAAATGCTGATTATGACGCACTCGTCAATACTTCAAAAAATATAAACACTTTGTTGCCGATTAGAATTAATCCTGACGGAGTATATAATTCACGTCCAAAAAATGCTTTCATTCATAGAATTTACCCTAATCCGACAAGCGGCGACCAAGTCAATATCGAATTCGCGGTGACTGAATCAGACATGATTAAAATTGACGTAATTGATATAAACGGCAAACAAGTCAAAGAGATAATCACAATTTCGGGGAATAAATTTTCGGAGTATTATCAATACAGCTTCAACGCAAACGAATTGGCTATCGGGAAATATTTCGTCAGATTGACGAGCGGTTCCACAAGCGACACATACCCATTTGTAATCGAAAGATGATTATTTGACTATAAAAGCTACTTGGAAATAATTGTTGACAGCTGCGATTATTTGGGTTTCAATGCGAAATGCTTTTGTAAATTCCATATATGCCTTGAATTCATGCATCGGTACGCCAAATTCGTCAAAAATGATAATGTCATCTTTGCGTAAAAGGTGCGCCATCGAAGTGAGAACAAATAAAGTCGAGGTGTATAAATCGGCATCAATATGAATCACTTTTCGTTTATCATTTTTGAATGTACGGAGAAAACCTGGCAAAGTGTCCTGGAATAATCCGACTAAAAATTCAGCCCTATTGTCGTTCATGTCGGGCAATTTTCCACCTGCGGACATATCGCCTTTTTTGAATAAATTCCAATCTTCAGGAAGCCCTTCGAAAGTATCGAAGCCGTAAAATTTCGATTCGGCATTAGAATTATTTT includes:
- a CDS encoding lamin tail domain-containing protein → MNSFFSLFLLMIICLSFESHSQIIVNELMPVPTGSEPEWIEIFNTTDIDYSQDYLIICDLATCRTLKNFYLERNSYCIITKDTAAFKTHRTISENVRLYQFNVPTLNNTFDSLKVFNKDTVLLDGVFYDMKHGIKGVSLERVHPDLPATTPSNLKPSADISGATPGRRNSVFPVDYDISITSAAQNTDDYTISVLIESIGIKSINSFRLVLYADLNFDNIFDESEAIYDSQIEMNDNIAIVELDNALNNNEIFSSIFNLQIEVIAINDDNPENNISRFPAFMKGKTPKITINEIMFETDAGYAEYIEIYNHESKAVNLNGFGLYDRAELWSAKYIINNLIIPPKEYFVIAYDSTIFENFDYLKNMNNTFIPNSKLNLNNSDDLLVLAMPDNSILDSLTYFKNWHIKDDINTRNRSLEKINIEMPSSEKMSWTTCLQPSGGTPGLQNSTYVELVRDGMLNVAPNPFSPNITNEGSHCLISYSLIYEKAKITAKIYDLAANPVRTILSEHWTSNEGFFAWDGRDDTGLKLPVGPYILYFEAIESPSGEAYLDKVMIVIAE
- a CDS encoding GAF domain-containing protein, with the protein product MNTIDENKDFVEQIKSLTYGEPDFIANSSNFVAWFFNAFRAINWVGFYLLSGDELILGPFQGKPACIRIELGRGVCGTAALEKKAIIVDNVHEFPGHIACDYASNSEIVIPMIVDDVLYGVLDIDSPEFSRFDENDLELYQILLNVLLDNSDMSKIAKYYNE
- the efp gene encoding elongation factor P, with amino-acid sequence MGTTSDLRPGAYVKYNGELCQVLESQHRTPGNLRAFFQVKMRNVRTGKLSENRFRAGESIEFVRVDKKSYQYLYRDGDSLVFMDQENYEQIPVMQEVIGDSIRFLKENQEVSVNFEGSIILGVDLPPNVTLEIIHTEPGMKGDTATNSLKPATVETGAQVNVPLFINEGDVVKIDTATGNYMERVK
- a CDS encoding glycoside hydrolase family 3, with amino-acid sequence MKYFILKKILLLIFLVIFAISCSEDNSINSSDEVLNEWVGQMLMVGFRGLEIEHDSQIATQIRLGRIGGVVLFSRDVALGSGIRNIQSPWQVKLLNSQLQSHAKIPLLIAVDQEGGYVARLNDVFGFPETVSQQYLGDADNEFMTTLSGQLTARTLSEAGFNQNLAPVVDLNINPESPAIGAIERSFSASPDVVVRNSAIIIDEHRKKNLITTLKHFPGHGSAKTDSHFGFTDVTTTWQNIELEPYRQLINMNKADVVMTAHVFNSNLDAQYPATLSKKIITGVLREQLNFDGVVITDDMNMKSITDHYGLENAIELTILAGSDIIIFANNLVYDELIAEKAHKIIVDLVKSGKISRGRIKISYDRVMKLKSQYLIN
- a CDS encoding S8 family serine peptidase, translating into MKKFTICLLFLLYMPSLAEEQISEYYANKIVVKIKSNSVESLSNDTKQVLNSLLGEYEHRTFVHPALIAQHNIRNNNNNLMSFGGGNRAVSSIERILILEYTSPIDPMIAARKISNLAEIEYAEPMFIRKIVDLPNDSLLFQQYMLPLIGAIPAWEIMDSIDSDTIIVAVVDTGVDYLHEDLLGTLYINPGEDGLDANGNDKRTNGIDDDMNGFIDDYMGWDFASNSDSTGFDNDAMPGHPHGTHVAGIIAATRNNEIGIAGITNKVKIMPVKIGHDSQFSRTIVNGYDGVLYAAMNGAQVINCSWGGGGLSEAEQEIIDIANTYGCVIVAAAGNNAVESAFYPAAYDGIISVASSTELDQRSGFSNFHSSVDITAPGTQIMSTIPIDLYTAWDGTSMASPVVAACAAVIMSMFPEYSNKEVGEVLKATSDNFYNRNTSYIGKLGAGRVNLLKAITIKDPKWVSLHSIEVIDEDGDDIVSPGNYISVELTLSNYLADVDSVYIKAYAESFNAELLVDSIWVGTILKNTVVDAGQSLRLRIPDDIPIDHRFNVQIHIIRDGYFTNVNSIELMARPSWRTLTSNTLKASVASRGNIAFNDFPYNMMGEGFSWNQSSGLLFEGALMIAADSTIVANVARAANGNNANRHFEIVKSIEFVERNEQINHTYNEFTEKWDSLMVGVSVLNNAYIFNSDGLRDALVLNYDVINQSGLYRDSLFVAMYFDWDIGPGGSNNVAKWDFEHEFGYVQNVVNESYPLAAVKMMNQGNHNFFAIDNDGTSEENPGVYDGFTMKEKWLMMSNGIARAESGVKDVSMVMGSGPLRVRPDDTVRVTFVVFANADYDALVNTSKNINTLLPIRINPDGVYNSRPKNAFIHRIYPNPTSGDQVNIEFAVTESDMIKIDVIDINGKQVKEIITISGNKFSEYYQYSFNANELAIGKYFVRLTSGSTSDTYPFVIER
- a CDS encoding class I SAM-dependent methyltransferase, with translation MKVKLFFIRKTKAIYLKLKLHKLFGLMNGFMFNLSYLNEFSRWRASITKPELDDFFNPNFGTGRRFELFEFIKNKYGLNCPIDYLEFGVAYGRTFKWWAENNSNAESKFYGFDTFEGLPEDWNLFKKGDMSAGGKLPDMNDNRAEFLVGLFQDTLPGFLRTFKNDKRKVIHIDADLYTSTLFVLTSMAHLLRKDDIIIFDEFGVPMHEFKAYMEFTKAFRIETQIIAAVNNYFQVAFIVK